In Bryobacteraceae bacterium, the following proteins share a genomic window:
- a CDS encoding DmsE family decaheme c-type cytochrome, giving the protein MGSEACKTCHADIWRNFFKNAHFRSVAQGDQPPDQTGCEGCHGPAQGHVAARGGRNTIPRAFSVMDSKRSIDTCLACHSKDFARAEIQRSSHTEANVACNGCHSIHKPATPKLLAKQQAELCYGCHNNVRAQFSMPFKHRVNEGMVACADCHNPHGAASPSWRMGQRPRMVAKTHDGEEPCLKCHTDKRGPFLFEHAAVRVDGCETCHQPHGSMNARLLRRPVVFTLCLECHNGSGTFGRTGEGIPTQSPSHNMTDPKYQNCTTCHVRVHGSNADPQFFR; this is encoded by the coding sequence GTGGGCAGCGAAGCTTGCAAGACCTGCCATGCCGACATTTGGCGAAACTTCTTTAAGAACGCTCACTTCCGGAGCGTCGCGCAGGGAGACCAGCCGCCGGACCAGACCGGCTGCGAAGGCTGCCACGGGCCGGCGCAAGGGCACGTAGCCGCGCGCGGCGGACGCAACACCATCCCTCGGGCGTTTTCCGTAATGGATTCGAAACGCTCGATCGACACGTGCCTGGCGTGCCACTCGAAAGACTTCGCCCGCGCCGAGATCCAGCGTTCTTCGCACACCGAAGCCAACGTCGCCTGCAACGGATGCCACTCCATCCACAAGCCGGCCACGCCGAAGCTGCTCGCCAAGCAACAGGCCGAGCTTTGCTACGGGTGCCACAACAACGTCCGCGCGCAGTTTTCCATGCCGTTCAAGCATCGCGTGAACGAAGGCATGGTGGCGTGCGCCGATTGCCACAATCCGCACGGCGCGGCGTCGCCCTCGTGGCGGATGGGGCAGCGGCCGCGGATGGTGGCCAAGACGCACGACGGCGAGGAGCCATGCTTGAAGTGCCACACCGACAAGCGCGGACCGTTTCTCTTCGAGCATGCGGCGGTTCGCGTGGACGGGTGCGAGACGTGCCATCAGCCACACGGCTCAATGAACGCGCGGCTGCTGCGGCGTCCGGTGGTTTTCACGTTGTGCCTTGAGTGTCACAACGGCTCGGGGACGTTCGGGCGCACGGGCGAAGGCATCCCCACGCAATCGCCGTCGCACAACATGACGGATCCGAAGTATCAGAACTGCACGACGTGCCACGTCCGGGTGCACGGATCGAACGCCGATCCCCAATTTTTCCGGTAG